GACAAAGCCAAACAGCAAGTAAAGGGGGCTACTCGATTTTATACTTGGGAAGTCAAAAGGGAAATAGACCTTTATGTTTTGGAATCCAAATTATCAGGACAAACTTATGAAACCGCTTCGGAGCTGCTCAACAAAGCAATTGATTTAGCAAAAAAATATAAAAGCCAACACTACACAAACCCTGTTCCACTTCAAACTGAATTGTTTCAATTATTCAAGACAGAAGGAAACACAGATCAAGCACTAGCCTTATTGGATGACATTTTGAAGGAGCCGGAAATCAACGATAATCTTAACTTTCAATTAAACTGTCAAAAAGGAACCTTATTACATGCGAATGGCGATATGTCCGAGGCTGGAATAGCATTTCAAAGGGCCATTCAGTTTATTCTTAAAGAAGGTACAGATGCTAACTTTGCCAATCTTGATATTGATGACATCAAGGAGTTTTATAATTACCATACTTTAGAAGGAATGCTTCTTTTAGGAGATTTTCTCCTGGCTTCTACTCGAAAAAACAAGCCTCAAAAGGGATTGGAAGAAGCCTTGAACATTTTTCTCCTTTCCTCTAAAATCTTTGACAACATCTATATTGGCGATACATACAATGATAAACTATACGAGTATTATAAAACGTTGGAATCAGGCTTGGTTTCCTGCTTGGAAATTGAACCAAAAAGTAACAATATTGATCTTTGCCTGCAAGCTTTGGAAAACAACGCATCCAAGCTTACTTGGTCAAAATTCATGTACGGTAAATACAAACACCAATTGAAAATACCCGAAAACATTCTGAAGGAAGAACTGAAAATCAAAACACTTTTAAACTATTATCAATCCGTACTGTACCAAAACAAACGGGAAAATCAAATCACCGCAGATACCCTTACCATACGGATATTGGATTTAAAGAAAAAGCTAAGGGATAATCAAGAATTCATTGAAGAAAACTACAATAATTACTATAATAGAAGTGTGGCGGAATTTAACACTACACAGTTTAGACAAGATTTGAACGAAGACCAAGCTATTCTTAAATACTCCTTCATAAATAATTATTTATATGCTTTTTTGCTCACCAAAGAAAAATCCTCACTAACAAATTTGGGGAATGAAAAAGGATTGAAACATGCCCTTTTAGAGTACATAAGTAATTTACGCACCTTCAATTCGAACCCAAAAATCCCTCAGGAATTGATCTCTATTTCAGAGTTGATTACCCATCATTCCAAAACGGATGTAACTATAATTCCTACGGAAACGCTTGGTTTTTTACCTTATGAAACGCTAATCCCCAACTATATTGACACCGATATTAACCTTAACTACAGTACCTCTTTGAGTCTATACCAGGAACAGAAAAAAACAATTGGCAAGAAACAAGAATTCAGTGTAGGCATTTTTACAGGACAAGGAAAAGACACATCGGTTGACCCTAATTTTCTGCCTTCTGTGGACAAAGAAATAAATACTATTACAAGTATCAATGAGGCTTCCATTTTTTATCAAGCCACCAAAGAAACATTTATTCAAAAAGCCTCTGACTATAAAGTACTTCATTTAGCTATGCACTCAAACATAGACAACGAAAATCCTGAATTTTCGAACCTACAGTTCAACGGAAAGGATTTGTTGATTGGCGAACTGTACAATGAAAGCATAGCATCAGACCTAGCGATTCTTAGCGCCTGTGATACAGGGAACGGAAAAGTAACGAATGGAGAGGGCGTTCAAAGTGTTTCCAACGCCTTTACATATGCGGGCGTACCCAGTACCTTAGTAAGCCTGTGGAAGGTAGACGACAAGGCCACATCGACCTTAATGGGATATTTCTACAAATTTCTTAACCAAGGAAAATCAAAATCCCTTGCGCTAAAATTGGCAAAAAAGGCATATTTGAATTCAGATATTGACCAAGAGTTAAAACATCCGTACTACTGGTCAGGCTTCATACTTTCGGGCAATACCGATGCCTTGATTCAAAATGAATTTAATTATTGGTGGTTGGCATTATTGGTAATACCACTTATTTCGTTTCTGTCTTTTAAAAGATCATAGCCTAGCTAAGAGTTCCTTGGCCTTGGCGCTATTGTAACTGTTGGGTTCTATAACAATTTGGTCCAATACATTTTTGGCCTGCCGCTTATCCCCAACTTTTAAGTAAGCAAGTGCCAAATACCACTTACTTTTTTCTTTTAACCGATCACCAAATTTCAAATGCTTTTGAAATGTTTCAACGGCCATGGCTGGTTCATTGTTCTGTAAATAGCAAATAGCTTTGTAAAAAAGCAATTCAGGATTGTTTGAGGACGCATAGGCGCTTTCCAACAAACCCAACGCTTCTTGATATAGGCCCATTTCATAGGCAACAAAGGCTTTGGTGGTTGCGTTTTGCGTGCCATTGTCTCTCACAATGGGGTGAGAAGTGTTACTTGCCGTTTGGTAATACGCAGCAAACAGTTTTTCGGGAGAATTATCATTCTTGTTCCAAAAAAAACCGACCGCAATCAACACTACCACTGAAGCTGCTGCCAAATACCATTTAGTAGTGTTTGTTTTGTTGGAAACGCCTTGCTCAATTTTTTTCAGTTCTTCTTTCAGGCTTTCATGTTCGCTTTGATAAATGCTTTTCTTAAGTTTAGTTTCAAATGCCACTTGTTCCCTGAATTCTTCATCGTTTTGCAGCAGGTAATCAAACCGATCTTGTTCTTCGGGGGAAAGC
This DNA window, taken from Maribacter algicola, encodes the following:
- a CDS encoding CHAT domain-containing protein, whose protein sequence is MNNRYLFYFLIFTWFAFSQTKSRLSNTQIADSLDLDGEHSESLIYRNLALKEKGHSEDFSKLLLARWHYTTSCILETEGGQENHKKALEHSLKAREICDWIGTDKNYYFRYLVNNRIYHQNGWLDQWNNALSEAKKGLNILLDTLPDHHIKVLYLLDDLGFLHTVTDDPERANTYYERSYKLYKKYHPEEMAETYVNAERMAENYKKLGLRHEEFRLLSENEAYWMDDHNKSDAFFYRYKTYRKLAEWYHFYGNFELAENYLKKEEQLFDTVSNSHKKNEKQRLDKRELSQLYFNYAKLYLNSHNEEKAKEFLDKAKQQVKGATRFYTWEVKREIDLYVLESKLSGQTYETASELLNKAIDLAKKYKSQHYTNPVPLQTELFQLFKTEGNTDQALALLDDILKEPEINDNLNFQLNCQKGTLLHANGDMSEAGIAFQRAIQFILKEGTDANFANLDIDDIKEFYNYHTLEGMLLLGDFLLASTRKNKPQKGLEEALNIFLLSSKIFDNIYIGDTYNDKLYEYYKTLESGLVSCLEIEPKSNNIDLCLQALENNASKLTWSKFMYGKYKHQLKIPENILKEELKIKTLLNYYQSVLYQNKRENQITADTLTIRILDLKKKLRDNQEFIEENYNNYYNRSVAEFNTTQFRQDLNEDQAILKYSFINNYLYAFLLTKEKSSLTNLGNEKGLKHALLEYISNLRTFNSNPKIPQELISISELITHHSKTDVTIIPTETLGFLPYETLIPNYIDTDINLNYSTSLSLYQEQKKTIGKKQEFSVGIFTGQGKDTSVDPNFLPSVDKEINTITSINEASIFYQATKETFIQKASDYKVLHLAMHSNIDNENPEFSNLQFNGKDLLIGELYNESIASDLAILSACDTGNGKVTNGEGVQSVSNAFTYAGVPSTLVSLWKVDDKATSTLMGYFYKFLNQGKSKSLALKLAKKAYLNSDIDQELKHPYYWSGFILSGNTDALIQNEFNYWWLALLVIPLISFLSFKRS
- a CDS encoding tetratricopeptide repeat protein; the encoded protein is MNNNELITNYFLNRLSPEEQDRFDYLLQNDEEFREQVAFETKLKKSIYQSEHESLKEELKKIEQGVSNKTNTTKWYLAAASVVVLIAVGFFWNKNDNSPEKLFAAYYQTASNTSHPIVRDNGTQNATTKAFVAYEMGLYQEALGLLESAYASSNNPELLFYKAICYLQNNEPAMAVETFQKHLKFGDRLKEKSKWYLALAYLKVGDKRQAKNVLDQIVIEPNSYNSAKAKELLARL